A single region of the Microbulbifer sp. MKSA007 genome encodes:
- the nadC gene encoding carboxylating nicotinate-nucleotide diphosphorylase has translation MRPQDTAIPNITADLQRSVQVALEEDIGSGDITAQLIPEDRNARARVITREDCTLSGRAWVEAVFHALDPELVLTWHFEDGDRISANAVIFELEGNARAILTGERAALNFLQTLSGTATTAAEFAARAEGTEVKILDTRKTIPGLRSAQKYAVLCGGCHNHRIGLYDAFLIKENHIFAAGGIEHAVAQARVIKPEALIEVEVENIEELEQALAVGVDVIMLDEFNDEDTRTALKLAKGKAKIELSGSVDRDRIAQLAELEVDYISSGSLTKHLRAIDLSLRIDL, from the coding sequence ATGCGACCACAAGACACGGCTATTCCCAATATCACTGCCGACCTGCAACGCTCAGTTCAGGTGGCCCTGGAAGAAGATATTGGTAGTGGCGATATCACCGCCCAGCTGATCCCAGAGGACCGCAATGCGCGGGCCCGGGTAATCACCCGCGAAGATTGCACTCTGAGTGGTCGCGCCTGGGTAGAGGCTGTATTCCACGCCCTGGACCCGGAGCTCGTCCTCACCTGGCACTTCGAGGACGGCGACCGTATCAGCGCCAATGCCGTTATTTTTGAGCTGGAAGGCAATGCCCGCGCTATCCTGACCGGCGAGCGCGCCGCACTGAATTTCCTGCAAACCTTATCCGGTACTGCCACAACCGCTGCGGAGTTCGCCGCGCGAGCTGAAGGCACTGAGGTGAAGATTCTCGACACCCGCAAGACCATTCCCGGTCTGCGCAGCGCACAGAAGTACGCCGTACTTTGCGGTGGCTGCCACAATCACCGCATCGGTCTTTACGACGCCTTCCTGATCAAAGAGAACCATATCTTCGCCGCCGGAGGCATTGAACACGCCGTCGCCCAAGCGCGAGTGATCAAGCCGGAAGCCCTGATTGAAGTCGAAGTGGAAAATATTGAAGAGCTGGAGCAGGCGCTCGCCGTCGGTGTGGACGTGATTATGCTCGACGAATTCAATGATGAAGACACTAGAACGGCCCTGAAACTGGCCAAAGGCAAAGCCAAAATTGAGCTTTCCGGCAGTGTCGACCGGGATCGCATCGCTCAGTTAGCCGAACTGGAAGTGGACTATATCTCTTCTGGTAGCCTGACCAAGCACCTGCGCGCTATCGATCTATCCCTGCGAATCGATCTCTAG
- a CDS encoding DUF1631 domain-containing protein → MSESRKVVSLSEKSGARNISASGKPPVLPAAVTMLKDKATAQLLERIKALFGKVDDSLFAMAERAHGQEEQDGLFQALRLLRVERRNIAEHFIQNVSRAFQVRQEEKTESSFASDNLSLVHNDDLEQLVAADTMVANAKRDFAEPLTELCMRLDTLYSVKVYDKNNPLGPDVICDAFVEAIQDLDLFIRARLTLLKKFEQVVMLQLRDFYEFCNQLLVEQGVLPSLREQQRVARQRSAYNGAPHAASAPTGSAGGVEAGSQPVQGGVAATGHFPPGLVPAAAGVTPMPAGDLLSHLGALQSGSHYQGGSAVQLLNVGELLQQRLVDSNQAASLAKVDSDVIKLVEMLFSFILEDRSLATQIKSLLGRLQLPLLKVAIADKSFFSKGGHPARKLLNELADAATGWQAGDNYESDPLYKEISEIVERVLNEFDRDINIFAVLLESLREFIVRERKRAEMLERRVVDEADGRAKTQAARARVAAVMDALVAERDLPQVVQDWLNKVWNNVLFLTCVKEGTESDAWNRDVRTARDLVWSVQAPMPDSRKQLLSLLPVLQERLREGIEALSYNAFEARTLFTGLKEVYRERFALAQQLAEQREREVAEQVAREVRAAKSAEPNVADKPVAPVVEQETAADAGFADVTEATVDEAAVTEAVIAEAVVTQEVISDTAEDQLPDEPAEVPVEAVQAEPQEVAVPQMEELEQAVAEAEVAAPEQGGLAPLDEDDPHWQMTFRLAQGSWFELKRSEDEQFRCRLAAVIRDIDQFIFVNRNGAKVAEFARLELAHALRSAQLLPLDDGMLFERALQSVIGNVRKKRSEQR, encoded by the coding sequence ATGAGTGAATCCAGAAAGGTAGTTTCCCTCTCAGAGAAAAGTGGAGCGCGAAATATTTCTGCATCAGGTAAGCCCCCTGTTCTGCCCGCCGCAGTAACAATGCTGAAGGACAAAGCGACGGCACAGCTGCTGGAGCGGATTAAAGCGCTGTTTGGCAAGGTGGATGATTCCCTGTTTGCAATGGCCGAGCGAGCTCATGGCCAGGAGGAGCAGGATGGGCTTTTCCAGGCACTGCGCCTGCTGCGCGTTGAGCGCCGCAATATTGCCGAGCACTTTATCCAGAACGTCTCCCGCGCTTTTCAGGTCCGCCAGGAAGAAAAGACGGAAAGCAGTTTCGCCTCAGATAACCTGTCGTTGGTTCACAACGATGACCTGGAGCAGTTGGTCGCTGCCGATACCATGGTGGCCAATGCCAAGCGCGATTTCGCTGAGCCCCTTACCGAGCTGTGCATGAGGCTCGATACGCTCTACTCCGTCAAGGTGTACGACAAGAACAACCCTCTGGGGCCAGACGTAATCTGTGACGCCTTTGTAGAGGCGATTCAGGATCTGGACCTCTTTATCCGCGCTCGCCTCACCCTGCTGAAAAAGTTCGAGCAGGTGGTCATGCTGCAGCTGCGGGACTTCTATGAATTCTGTAACCAATTACTTGTAGAGCAGGGCGTACTGCCATCTCTGCGTGAGCAGCAGCGTGTAGCCAGGCAGCGTTCGGCCTACAACGGCGCTCCCCACGCCGCCAGTGCCCCCACTGGTAGTGCCGGCGGTGTAGAGGCTGGCAGCCAGCCAGTACAAGGTGGAGTCGCAGCTACGGGGCACTTCCCTCCAGGATTGGTGCCCGCAGCCGCAGGTGTTACTCCAATGCCTGCAGGGGATCTGCTTTCCCACTTGGGCGCGCTGCAAAGTGGCAGCCACTATCAAGGTGGAAGTGCGGTACAGCTTTTGAATGTGGGCGAATTGCTACAGCAGCGCTTGGTGGATTCCAACCAAGCTGCTTCGCTGGCAAAAGTCGATAGCGATGTGATCAAGCTGGTAGAGATGTTGTTTTCCTTTATCCTGGAGGACCGCAGCCTTGCCACCCAAATCAAATCACTTCTGGGCCGCCTGCAACTGCCGCTGTTGAAAGTAGCCATTGCAGACAAATCATTTTTCAGTAAAGGCGGCCACCCTGCGCGCAAATTGCTGAACGAGTTGGCCGATGCCGCTACCGGATGGCAGGCGGGGGATAACTACGAATCCGATCCCCTGTACAAAGAGATATCCGAAATTGTTGAGCGCGTGCTTAATGAGTTTGATCGGGATATCAATATCTTTGCCGTTTTGCTGGAATCCCTGCGCGAATTTATCGTCCGCGAGCGCAAGCGTGCCGAGATGTTGGAGCGCCGCGTGGTGGATGAGGCTGATGGTCGGGCTAAAACCCAAGCTGCCCGCGCACGGGTTGCCGCAGTAATGGATGCCTTGGTTGCAGAGCGGGATCTGCCACAGGTGGTGCAGGATTGGTTGAACAAAGTTTGGAACAACGTGCTGTTCCTGACCTGTGTCAAAGAGGGGACAGAGAGCGACGCCTGGAACCGCGACGTGCGCACAGCGAGAGATCTCGTGTGGAGTGTGCAGGCCCCAATGCCGGATTCCCGCAAACAGTTATTGAGCTTACTGCCTGTTTTGCAGGAGAGATTGCGCGAGGGAATTGAGGCGCTTTCCTATAACGCTTTCGAAGCGCGTACCCTTTTCACCGGCCTCAAAGAAGTTTATCGCGAGCGCTTTGCCCTGGCCCAGCAATTGGCGGAGCAGCGTGAACGTGAAGTGGCAGAGCAGGTTGCCCGCGAAGTGCGCGCAGCGAAATCTGCTGAGCCTAATGTTGCTGACAAGCCTGTTGCCCCTGTCGTGGAGCAGGAAACTGCTGCTGATGCTGGATTCGCTGATGTTACTGAAGCTACGGTTGATGAAGCTGCAGTGACTGAAGCGGTTATTGCAGAAGCCGTGGTTACCCAGGAAGTGATTTCAGACACTGCCGAAGACCAACTTCCAGATGAGCCAGCTGAAGTTCCTGTTGAAGCTGTCCAAGCCGAGCCCCAGGAAGTGGCCGTGCCGCAGATGGAAGAGCTTGAGCAGGCAGTTGCTGAAGCAGAGGTGGCTGCACCGGAGCAGGGTGGACTGGCCCCCCTTGACGAAGATGATCCCCACTGGCAGATGACCTTCCGCCTGGCACAGGGCAGTTGGTTCGAGCTGAAGCGCTCTGAGGACGAGCAGTTCCGTTGTCGTCTGGCGGCGGTAATTCGCGATATCGACCAATTTATCTTCGTTAATCGCAATGGCGCCAAAGTCGCTGAATTCGCCCGACTAGAGCTGGCCCATGCGCTGCGTTCGGCGCAACTGTTGCCGCTAGATGACGGCATGTTGTTTGAGCGGGCGCTGCAGTCCGTAATTGGCAATGTGCGCAAGAAGCGCAGTGAGCAGCGCTAA
- the ampD gene encoding 1,6-anhydro-N-acetylmuramyl-L-alanine amidase AmpD, with translation MKYQVESGWLAGARRVPSPHCNSRPEDCAVDLLVIHSISLPPGQYGGPYIDAFFLGQLDIDAHPYFADIAALQVSAHILIDRDGLVTQYVPLDRRAWHAGKSEFKGRTNCNDFSIGIELEGLDTDIYTDSQYHALAEVSAAIMQAYPAIDIDRIASHSDIAPGRKLDPGPGFDWERYLNKLKEIV, from the coding sequence TTGAAATATCAAGTGGAGTCTGGCTGGTTGGCGGGCGCGCGCCGGGTTCCGAGTCCTCATTGCAATAGCCGCCCGGAAGACTGTGCGGTGGATCTATTGGTGATTCACAGTATCAGCTTGCCGCCCGGACAGTATGGCGGCCCCTACATTGATGCCTTTTTCCTGGGGCAGTTGGATATCGATGCACACCCCTATTTTGCCGATATTGCTGCGTTACAGGTGTCTGCGCATATTTTGATCGACCGCGATGGCCTGGTAACCCAATACGTGCCCCTTGATCGTCGTGCCTGGCACGCGGGCAAGTCCGAGTTTAAAGGTCGCACTAACTGCAATGATTTTTCCATTGGTATTGAGCTGGAAGGTTTGGATACCGATATTTACACCGACTCCCAATATCACGCACTTGCCGAGGTGAGTGCTGCGATTATGCAAGCTTATCCCGCTATTGATATCGATAGAATTGCCAGTCATTCGGATATTGCTCCCGGAAGGAAATTGGACCCGGGTCCGGGGTTTGACTGGGAGCGCTACCTCAACAAGCTGAAAGAAATCGTCTGA
- the ampE gene encoding regulatory signaling modulator protein AmpE produces the protein MTLLIVLITVALVQIWGSGAPLHRDGWFSRWSQYLQALPSINGNSGLLLGITILVPVLISAIAMTLAEGAADGLGYLLLGVPLLLYCLGRGNFNDIVANYLRHWYSGDLEGATKAAAPILRELHEAPSDDTCLHEQVFRGAAYCAFERLFAVLFWFILLGIPGAVLFRLSALYAENTRGSSEEATAARWLWLLEWLPVRVMGLSFAIVGNFAGCYRAWRRVLMCRESHTDQVLEAYLEGALGGIDASECSGGSDLSQMQRQSGAEIEGLQALLSRTLLLWITGLALLVLFI, from the coding sequence ATGACTCTGTTAATTGTTCTGATCACCGTTGCCCTGGTGCAAATCTGGGGCTCAGGGGCTCCGTTACATCGCGATGGTTGGTTCAGTCGCTGGAGTCAGTACTTACAGGCATTGCCCAGCATTAATGGCAATAGCGGTCTGCTGCTTGGTATCACTATCCTGGTTCCAGTATTGATCTCTGCAATTGCGATGACGCTGGCAGAGGGCGCTGCGGATGGTCTGGGCTACCTGCTGTTGGGGGTGCCACTGCTGCTCTATTGTCTCGGTCGCGGCAACTTCAACGATATCGTCGCAAACTACCTGCGCCACTGGTATAGCGGAGACCTGGAAGGTGCCACCAAAGCGGCAGCGCCCATTTTGCGCGAGTTACACGAAGCGCCCTCCGATGACACTTGTCTGCATGAGCAGGTATTTCGCGGCGCTGCCTACTGCGCCTTTGAGAGACTCTTCGCCGTGCTGTTCTGGTTTATTTTGCTGGGTATTCCCGGGGCTGTACTCTTCCGCTTGAGTGCTTTGTACGCAGAAAATACCCGGGGCTCCTCCGAAGAGGCGACGGCGGCGCGTTGGTTGTGGTTGTTGGAATGGCTGCCGGTCCGTGTGATGGGGCTGAGCTTTGCCATTGTGGGTAACTTTGCCGGTTGTTACCGCGCCTGGCGCAGGGTGTTGATGTGTCGTGAGAGCCATACCGATCAGGTTCTCGAGGCTTACCTGGAAGGAGCTCTCGGCGGTATTGACGCCAGTGAGTGCAGTGGTGGTTCCGATCTGTCTCAGATGCAGCGCCAAAGTGGTGCGGAGATTGAAGGGCTGCAAGCGCTGCTATCCAGAACCTTGCTACTGTGGATCACTGGTTTGGCCCTTCTGGTTCTGTTTATCTGA
- a CDS encoding aldehyde dehydrogenase family protein, translated as MEVSVLEPQMLSDLARANDWNAATLVAGLRTYFRSGSTTELSWRRKQLSQLRKMISENEAHFVQALRDDLRKAPQESYLTEISFLYNDIDHTLKSLKKWVRPRKVQSPMMTQPAKSYVQPEPLGVVLIIGAWNYPLQLLLSPLVPAIAAGNCAVVKPSELSPATSRLIAELLPRYLDNDAFACVEGGVAETTALLEQRWDHIMYTGGGRVGKIIMSAAAKYLTPVTLELGGKSPCIVADDANLEVAARRIAWGKFTNAGQTCIAPDYVLCSRRTADRLTPMLQRVLWEMYGEHPRESADYGRIINSQHTLRLSDYLGDGEVVFGGEVDVDDCYMTPTIMRNVNLSAGVMQEEIFGPILPIIELDDFSKAEEFVNEREKPLALYVFTQDEALADRILSRCSSGNACVNDCMMFMLAQDLPFGGVGASGMGSYHGEHGFRTFSHYKAVMRRRNILDIDIRYAPFNDRKMKFLRMLSK; from the coding sequence TTGGAAGTTTCGGTATTGGAACCGCAAATGTTGTCAGATCTGGCTAGGGCAAACGATTGGAACGCAGCCACATTAGTGGCGGGCTTGCGAACCTATTTTCGCAGCGGCAGCACCACTGAATTGAGTTGGCGGCGCAAGCAACTGTCTCAGCTGCGCAAGATGATCTCCGAGAACGAGGCACATTTTGTCCAAGCCCTTCGCGATGATTTGCGCAAAGCTCCCCAGGAAAGCTACCTCACTGAAATTTCATTTCTCTACAACGATATCGATCACACCCTGAAGTCCCTGAAGAAGTGGGTGCGCCCGCGCAAGGTCCAATCGCCGATGATGACCCAGCCGGCCAAGAGCTATGTGCAACCGGAGCCACTGGGTGTTGTGCTGATTATCGGTGCCTGGAATTATCCGCTGCAATTATTGTTATCGCCGCTGGTACCGGCGATTGCCGCCGGCAATTGTGCGGTGGTAAAGCCCTCTGAGTTATCGCCAGCAACCTCCCGGTTAATCGCAGAATTATTACCGCGTTATCTCGACAACGATGCCTTTGCGTGTGTCGAAGGAGGTGTGGCGGAAACCACGGCGCTGCTGGAGCAGCGTTGGGACCATATTATGTACACCGGCGGTGGCCGGGTCGGCAAAATCATAATGAGTGCGGCGGCTAAATACCTGACTCCGGTAACCCTGGAACTCGGCGGAAAGAGCCCTTGTATTGTTGCCGATGATGCCAACTTGGAAGTGGCTGCACGGCGAATTGCCTGGGGTAAATTTACCAATGCGGGGCAGACTTGTATCGCCCCGGATTATGTTCTCTGTAGTCGGCGTACAGCCGATCGGCTCACCCCCATGTTGCAGCGGGTGCTCTGGGAAATGTATGGGGAGCATCCGCGAGAATCTGCCGACTATGGGCGCATTATTAATAGCCAGCACACCCTTCGCCTGTCGGATTACCTGGGGGATGGAGAGGTGGTATTTGGCGGTGAAGTCGATGTGGACGACTGCTATATGACGCCCACCATAATGCGCAACGTCAATCTCTCTGCGGGAGTTATGCAGGAGGAGATCTTTGGCCCGATACTCCCCATTATTGAACTGGATGATTTCTCCAAAGCGGAGGAGTTTGTCAATGAGCGAGAGAAGCCCCTGGCCCTGTATGTATTTACCCAGGATGAAGCATTGGCGGATCGAATTCTATCCCGTTGCAGCTCCGGCAACGCCTGTGTGAATGACTGTATGATGTTTATGCTGGCCCAGGACCTGCCTTTTGGAGGCGTCGGTGCCAGCGGTATGGGGTCCTATCATGGAGAGCATGGCTTCCGCACTTTCAGTCATTACAAGGCCGTAATGCGGCGCAGAAATATCCTCGATATCGATATACGATATGCACCCTTCAACGACAGGAAAATGAAATTCCTGCGTATGCTCAGCAAATAA
- a CDS encoding threonine/serine dehydratase, which yields MPLDRNEIPASEDVFSAAQNIAGMVHETPLLSSRQLNELTGANLWFKCEHLQKVGAFKARGAANALSLLPDGVEEVATHSSGNHGAALAWAAAQRGLACTVVMPETAPKTKRMAVEGYGAKVVTSGPSLADRESTLAKVLEETGAHEVPPYDDKRIIAGQGTVAMEVLKQSREQGFAPDVIVAPVGGGGLLSGVGLAMAALAPDILVIGAEPAGADDAQRSLRGGVHITTQQPDTIADGLRTTLGGKNYAVIERTVRDIVTVSEAGIVNAMRLLWTRTKQLVEPSAAVGLAAIIEHSARFRNKNVVVVLTGGNMDLDKVGPLLSSEEN from the coding sequence ATGCCCCTGGATCGCAACGAGATACCTGCCAGTGAGGATGTATTTAGTGCCGCACAAAATATTGCAGGTATGGTGCACGAGACCCCTCTGCTCAGCTCTCGACAACTGAACGAGCTGACGGGCGCCAATTTGTGGTTTAAGTGTGAGCACTTGCAGAAAGTGGGTGCCTTTAAAGCGCGGGGCGCGGCTAATGCGCTTTCGCTGCTCCCGGACGGGGTCGAGGAAGTTGCCACCCATTCGTCCGGTAATCACGGTGCGGCGCTCGCCTGGGCAGCAGCCCAGCGGGGATTGGCCTGTACGGTGGTGATGCCCGAAACGGCTCCCAAGACAAAACGCATGGCGGTTGAGGGGTATGGCGCGAAGGTAGTGACTTCGGGCCCCAGCCTGGCTGATCGCGAATCCACTTTGGCAAAGGTACTTGAGGAAACCGGTGCGCACGAAGTCCCGCCCTATGACGATAAGCGCATTATTGCTGGGCAGGGCACTGTGGCCATGGAAGTGCTCAAGCAGAGCCGCGAACAGGGTTTTGCGCCAGACGTTATTGTGGCGCCAGTGGGAGGCGGTGGACTTTTGTCTGGCGTGGGATTGGCTATGGCTGCGCTTGCCCCCGATATCCTGGTGATTGGTGCGGAACCTGCCGGAGCGGATGATGCCCAGCGTTCACTGCGCGGTGGCGTTCATATCACCACACAACAACCTGATACGATCGCCGATGGTCTGCGCACAACATTGGGCGGCAAAAATTACGCCGTTATTGAGCGCACGGTGCGGGATATTGTGACAGTCAGCGAAGCTGGTATCGTCAATGCGATGCGGCTATTGTGGACGCGAACCAAACAGCTGGTAGAACCGTCGGCTGCGGTGGGTCTCGCTGCGATCATTGAGCACAGCGCGCGCTTTCGCAATAAGAATGTCGTGGTTGTTCTGACCGGCGGAAATATGGATCTGGACAAAGTGGGCCCACTGCTGTCCAGTGAAGAAAACTAA
- a CDS encoding YbhB/YbcL family Raf kinase inhibitor-like protein has product MSHVLKKGGRGLVGLLCAAALSLTGTNAIAEKLTLSSSSLQAGKKMPMAHVYGSCGGENLSPQLSWSGAPEGTKSFAITAYDPDAPTGSGWWHWVVFNIPVDTTNLPEGAGDLKNGLIPEAVQGRNDYGNSGYGGACPPKGHGDHRYRFRVYALKVESLPLDENTSPAKVGFNINANKLAEAELEVLWGH; this is encoded by the coding sequence ATGAGCCATGTATTGAAAAAGGGCGGCCGGGGTTTGGTCGGGCTGCTTTGTGCTGCTGCGCTGTCACTGACTGGAACCAACGCGATTGCTGAGAAGCTGACACTGTCATCCAGCTCCCTACAAGCTGGAAAGAAAATGCCCATGGCTCATGTTTATGGCAGCTGCGGCGGTGAAAACCTGTCTCCCCAATTGAGCTGGAGTGGGGCACCGGAGGGCACAAAGAGTTTTGCTATTACCGCTTACGATCCCGACGCGCCCACCGGTAGTGGTTGGTGGCACTGGGTGGTATTTAATATCCCAGTGGATACGACCAATCTGCCGGAAGGGGCCGGTGACCTGAAAAACGGCCTGATTCCAGAAGCAGTGCAGGGGCGCAATGACTATGGTAATTCCGGTTACGGTGGCGCCTGCCCGCCCAAGGGGCACGGGGATCATCGCTATCGTTTTCGTGTCTATGCCTTGAAAGTGGAATCCCTGCCGCTGGATGAAAACACTTCTCCTGCTAAAGTTGGCTTCAATATCAATGCCAATAAGTTGGCCGAAGCGGAGCTGGAAGTTTTGTGGGGCCACTGA
- a CDS encoding AmpG family muropeptide MFS transporter — translation MTWGQALAAYLKPRVLTMFFLGFSAGLPLLLVFSTLTAWLRDYGVSRTAIGFFAWVGITFSIKVLWAPIVDQLRLPFFTDKLGKRRGWMLVSQIGIAIGLIGMASVNPQLSLMHVALLALWVAFCSASQDVAIDAYRIEAMDDDYQGAMAANYVFGYRVAMLIAGAGALFIADIFSWSGAYLAMAGLMGVGLITTLIIAEPDHSKVNKEADELQSEWAQRLLGKGEHGRLKQWFIRAVACPFIEFFQRNGRFAIILLLFIGIFRLSDIAMGVMANPFYLDLGFTKTEIAEISKLFGFFCTIIGSFLGGLLVVRYGVVRPLILGSVMVACTNLLFAQLAVIGPDKAWLALVISADNISGGIANAILIAFLSSLANKAYTATQYALFSSLMTLPGKFISGFSGIVVDAQGYAYFFIYAALMGIPAILLSIYFWRREQRDWPGEEVQSGAGTT, via the coding sequence ATGACATGGGGGCAAGCGCTGGCCGCTTATTTGAAGCCCCGTGTACTCACCATGTTTTTCCTCGGCTTTTCCGCCGGCCTCCCATTACTGCTGGTTTTCTCTACTTTGACTGCCTGGCTGCGGGACTACGGTGTCAGCCGTACCGCCATCGGGTTTTTTGCCTGGGTGGGGATTACCTTTTCGATCAAGGTTCTCTGGGCCCCTATTGTCGATCAGCTGCGTCTGCCTTTTTTCACGGACAAATTGGGCAAGCGACGGGGCTGGATGCTGGTATCCCAAATCGGGATAGCGATTGGCCTGATAGGTATGGCCAGTGTAAATCCCCAGCTCTCCCTGATGCACGTAGCCCTACTGGCCCTGTGGGTCGCTTTCTGTTCGGCCTCTCAAGATGTGGCGATTGATGCCTATCGAATTGAGGCCATGGATGACGACTATCAGGGCGCTATGGCTGCCAATTATGTATTTGGCTATCGGGTGGCAATGTTGATAGCCGGAGCGGGCGCCCTGTTTATTGCGGATATCTTTAGCTGGTCCGGTGCTTATCTTGCGATGGCTGGATTGATGGGCGTGGGCCTGATTACCACCCTGATTATTGCCGAGCCCGATCACAGCAAGGTAAACAAAGAAGCCGATGAGCTGCAAAGCGAGTGGGCCCAGCGCCTGTTGGGCAAGGGGGAGCATGGTCGCCTGAAGCAGTGGTTTATTCGCGCCGTGGCCTGCCCCTTTATCGAGTTTTTTCAGCGCAATGGCCGCTTTGCAATCATTCTGTTGTTGTTTATCGGTATCTTCCGTTTAAGTGATATTGCGATGGGGGTGATGGCCAATCCCTTCTATTTGGATCTGGGCTTTACCAAAACGGAAATCGCTGAAATCAGTAAGCTGTTTGGCTTCTTCTGTACCATTATCGGTTCCTTTCTAGGCGGGCTGTTAGTGGTGCGATACGGTGTTGTGCGTCCGCTGATACTGGGTTCGGTTATGGTCGCCTGCACCAACCTGTTATTTGCCCAACTCGCTGTGATCGGTCCCGATAAAGCCTGGTTGGCGCTGGTAATTAGTGCGGACAACATCAGTGGAGGAATTGCCAATGCGATACTGATCGCGTTTCTCTCCAGTCTTGCCAATAAAGCTTATACCGCCACTCAATATGCTTTGTTTAGCTCCCTGATGACCTTGCCGGGGAAATTTATTAGTGGTTTTTCCGGCATAGTGGTGGATGCTCAGGGTTATGCCTACTTCTTTATTTATGCGGCGCTTATGGGAATACCAGCCATTCTGCTGTCCATTTATTTTTGGCGCCGCGAGCAGCGCGACTGGCCGGGAGAAGAGGTTCAGTCGGGAGCGGGCACTACATAA
- a CDS encoding AmpG family muropeptide MFS transporter produces the protein MAHETIREAVFNRRMLICIGTGFSSGMPLFVLIQLVPAWLRTEGVDLATIGIFALLGLPYTWKFIWSPLMERYAFPMLGRRRGWMLVMQLLLIISIGVLGMFSPQFDIWSIAAICFAVAFFSASQDIVLDAFRREILPDQELGLGNSFHANAYRISGLIPGSLSLILSDHLAWDQVFMITAAFMLIAVFMTLMVAEPDHPAGRPKSLREAIVLPFVEFFNRNGVKQAVLVLAFMFLYKLGDSMATALATPYYLDMGYSNTDIGIVAKNAGLWPAVIGGFFGGLLIVKIGINKCLWIFGVVQLVSIFGFMILSEVNGELVGTPDFNPSLWLLAIVIAFEYLGVGLGTAVFIAFIARTTSKLHTATQFALFTALTSLPRTFANASTGYLVEGMGWTHFFLLCAVLAVPGMILLFWVAPWGADEVA, from the coding sequence ATGGCCCACGAAACCATCCGGGAGGCGGTGTTTAATCGGCGTATGCTGATTTGTATTGGCACCGGTTTCTCTTCGGGGATGCCTCTTTTTGTATTGATACAGTTGGTGCCCGCTTGGCTGCGTACCGAAGGCGTGGATCTGGCCACTATCGGTATTTTTGCATTGCTCGGATTGCCCTATACGTGGAAATTTATCTGGTCTCCGCTGATGGAGCGCTACGCATTCCCCATGCTCGGCCGCCGGCGGGGCTGGATGCTGGTAATGCAGCTGTTACTGATTATTTCCATTGGCGTCCTGGGGATGTTCAGTCCCCAGTTTGATATCTGGTCAATTGCTGCAATTTGCTTTGCCGTGGCTTTTTTTAGCGCCAGCCAGGATATAGTCCTGGATGCTTTTCGACGAGAGATTCTGCCGGACCAGGAGTTGGGCCTGGGCAATTCCTTCCATGCCAACGCCTATCGTATTTCCGGCTTGATTCCGGGATCCCTCAGCTTGATCCTGTCGGATCACCTGGCCTGGGACCAGGTGTTTATGATTACTGCGGCCTTTATGTTGATTGCCGTCTTTATGACCTTGATGGTGGCTGAGCCAGACCATCCAGCAGGTCGCCCGAAATCTTTGCGCGAGGCCATAGTTTTACCCTTCGTCGAATTCTTTAATCGCAATGGCGTAAAACAGGCGGTGCTTGTACTGGCCTTTATGTTTTTGTACAAGCTTGGCGATAGCATGGCTACGGCACTGGCGACGCCCTATTACCTGGATATGGGATATTCCAATACGGATATCGGCATAGTGGCAAAGAATGCCGGTCTGTGGCCTGCGGTAATTGGCGGTTTCTTTGGCGGCTTGTTAATTGTGAAGATCGGGATTAATAAGTGCCTATGGATTTTCGGGGTAGTACAGCTGGTTTCAATTTTCGGGTTTATGATTTTGTCTGAAGTGAATGGTGAGCTGGTGGGCACACCAGATTTCAATCCTAGCCTCTGGCTATTGGCGATAGTAATTGCCTTTGAGTATCTCGGGGTGGGGTTGGGGACAGCGGTGTTTATTGCATTTATCGCCCGAACTACCAGCAAGTTGCACACCGCCACTCAATTTGCCTTGTTTACAGCATTGACCTCGCTCCCGCGCACCTTCGCCAATGCCTCCACCGGTTATTTGGTGGAGGGAATGGGGTGGACACATTTCTTTCTCCTGTGTGCCGTTCTGGCGGTGCCTGGAATGATCCTGTTATTTTGGGTCGCGCCCTGGGGGGCTGATGAGGTAGCGTAG
- a CDS encoding MGMT family protein has protein sequence MEKQNSLERICQALAAIPKGRVVTYGDLAEMAGYPRAARLAGQTLRKLPRGTKLPWHRVINAQGRISLPEPGASRQRERLEREGVILLKGRVDMGKYRWKP, from the coding sequence ATGGAAAAACAGAACTCCCTGGAAAGAATATGCCAAGCCTTGGCGGCGATCCCCAAAGGGCGGGTTGTCACCTACGGGGACTTGGCTGAGATGGCCGGCTACCCACGCGCTGCGAGACTTGCAGGTCAGACCCTGCGTAAATTACCCCGGGGTACCAAGCTACCCTGGCACCGGGTGATCAACGCCCAGGGGCGCATTTCCCTGCCGGAACCCGGCGCCAGCCGCCAGCGTGAAAGACTGGAAAGAGAGGGGGTCATACTGCTGAAAGGGCGAGTGGATATGGGCAAATACCGCTGGAAACCTTAG